One Candidatus Bathyarchaeota archaeon genomic window, AAGCGCGCGCGCTACTTTTCTGGGTATTCGTACCTTGAACTTATCAACCGAAAGTTGACAGGCAATCGCAACAACCGACAGGGCGACAGCACCTAAACAAGTCAGTTTTAAATATCTAAATATAGATGTGATAACCAAGGGAGAAAATTATGAGACCTATAGGATTGTATGTGCTTGGAATCTGCTTCCTTACTGTATTGCTCTTACCATCACCTGTAGCAGCCGATGGTGAAACATGGGAATGGGAAGTTGACGGTAATCCTTCAGCCGTAATAACGAAGACGCACCTGTCCGACTCAGTGCAATTCACTATTGTCATTAGTTACACGCCGGGGACGTGTCCGACGCCATATTATGGTGTTGGAATCGCCTTCGCGACTTCGCTTGACAATCCAGCATTTCAGGTTTGGTACAGGGAATATGCGACTCCATACGGATGGTACTACCAAGAGTGGACAGGCACGGGCTATTTAGGATGGGGTGGGGCAGTAGTTCCACTTAGCGCGAAGCCAGGCTTCAGTGCAGAGGGCTCTAACACGGGCAACACTTTCACGATCACCGTACCTCTCTCTGCTCTTGGAGGGTGCGACCACCGCTACTACTTCGCCATCCAGTTCAGGACGCCAACGCCCTGCACAGGAACGATGAACTCCCTTCCAACGGGTTTAACCCCTCCCGGTAATATCTGGGATCTAGAGGTTTCTTCGTATCTCTACCAAGAGGTGCCATGCCCACGCGCTTACATTGCTGTCGGTGGAATTCTAGTACCAACAAATAGTTTTGAGATTCTAATACCCTACTTGGCACTAGCAGGACTGGTCATGGCAATATCAGCGGTTCTGGTGGTTAAGAGAAGAAAAAGTATTTACCTGTCATAAATGTGGTTAATTTGCCACAACCTTGTGAATTTATCTCACAATATATTTTGCCAGCGTTTCGTTCTATTGTTGCTAGGAAACTTGTTGAAGAGTATGGATATTCTCAAGCAGCCACCTCAAGAATATTAGGAACCACTCCAGAATTGATCAATCTATATCTGCATTCCAAACGTGGCAACAAATTGAAAAACCAGATTGAAACCGTTCCATCGATTCAATCAGCAATAGATGAAGTCATTAAAAACATAACAAGCGAAAAAAATACCCTTGCAGATTGGGCTATGTTTTGTAAAATATGCACGATCATGAGAAGAGATGGTAACATTTGTCATATACATAAGGAAATGGTATCATTGCCCGAAGATTGTAACATTTGTCAAACCATTTCTGAATACTGAAATAAAGGGAGTTTATCCGACGAATTTTTACAACATCATAGAACCGACGAAGACTTGACAGAACCCGATTTAGTAATATTTATTATTTAGGATTTTCTCGTCGTCGTCGGGTACCTTGGTGCGAGCATCCAAATTTGAACCATAAAAATTTTTCATAAATATACAAAGTAATCCTTACCAACTAATGAAAGAAAATTGGAATGTTGTAATTTCAGACACTTCTTAACTCTTAGTTTGTTTTTATATAAATAATAAAAGATAACAGCATCGTCATTTTCATGTTAATGAATTTGGCACTAGCGTCAAGTATTTGGCTCACTATAAGCTATTTTTTAATCGAAATTAATATTTAACGGAATCATGGTGTTTAACTTGATAAAATTCTAGTTTCAATTAAATAGATGCGCATATTGTAATCAGAAGAGAATAAAAAAGTGGAGAAGTTCTTGATTCCTAAAAAAATCGACTAGAAATTCTATTGTGATTATTGGCCGTAAGACCAGACCCAGAAGCTACCAGGATTGTGATTTGCATCGACTATTCTATAAGTCGGGTTTTCTTCATACCAAGCGCATGGACCTACCTGATTTGCTACAGCTAAATAAGCAGGCTCTTGGTAAACTGCGGGATAACATTGTGCATATGGATATATTGCCGGAGGACGGTTCATGGTATAAGCAGTTGGGTATGAAGGCCAATAATAAGGTAGAATTGCGGATCTTATAGGTACTATTGACATCTCAAAACACCGAATTTTTTTACGAAAATAGGGGTACTAACCTAAAGATTATGTAGTACAAAAGATTTTCTATTTCTTAACCATTTGACTATTACTGGGTATTTCTTTTGTTCTAATGACTGGCGCTTTGAGATCCTTTCTATTAAATTCTTCTGCCAACAGCTTTTTTACTTTATTACATCCATTTGAAAATTTATCGATTGAAAACCATACCAAAATTGATATCTTGACATATTGTTCCTTGAAATCGTTTACACCAATAATTGGTTTAGGATCCTTTATTACCTCTGGCACATCATCTATAACTCTATAGCAAATTTCTACAGCCCTTTTAAAATCAGAATTGTAATCAACATACAAATTAATTGATGCTCTTCTAACATCAATTGAATAATTCTTTATTATTGATGTTCGAATTTTTGAATTTGGAATTGTAACAATTTCACCACTCCAAGCTTTCATTCGCACTCCACCCATTCCAATATCTTTTACAGTGCCGTCTATGTCGCCGATCATAACAGAATCACCAATTTTAAACGGCCGATATATATATAGAAGCATTCCAGTAAGCATATCACCAACCACATCTCTAGTAGCCATACCTATTACAATGCCAGCGAACCCAGCTGCAGCAAATACTCCCCATAATATATCTTCTAATCCAAATACTCCAAGAATAACGAATAGAACTATTAACCATAAAATTATTGAAAAAAATCTCTTTAAAGGAGTTCTGTGATGAACGTCTAAATCAGCTTTATCACTAAATTCATCAATTGATTTTTGAATAAAAAATCTGTTTACTGCATATCCTATTACAATAATTATTGTGCTGATAATTATTTCAAATAAATAAGGTGTTGTACTTATAGTCGTATAGGCTGAAGCGATCGTATCATTAAATTCTACCAATAATATTAAGCACCATTTATTGATTAATGAATTCAGACGTATCCTTATTGAGAATAACAATTAAAAATGAAGAGATTTTTTTTCATCTATGAGAAAAATTAGAACCATGCAACCAGTATCCCTAATCACTTTCTCAGTTCTGCTTTTATGAAATATTTTATGGAATTTGCCTCTTATTCTCCTCTTCATCATGAGAATAATAGAACATCCGCTTGAATTCGCTTCTTCAATTATTCCATCTTCAGCGCTTCTAGATATAACTATTTTTAATTCAGTATTGAAGTCTTGAGAATTTAACCAATCAACAATAGTTGAGAATTTAGTTTTTGCATTCTCGATTTCTTTTCTAAATGGAGAGGAATCTATGGGCAAGGTCATACTTTGAATTTCGATAACGTGAAAAAGAGTCACTTTAAGATTGTTTTTCGGTAAGATGCTCAATGCTTCGATAAGTTTTTCTTTATCAATAAAATTTGAAATTGGGATAAGAATCTTAATCTCTTGTTTGTAATTATTTATTTTCAGAATCAATATCACTCCAAAAATATTCTTCTTATCAACTTTGTTAATTGAATAATCGTCATTATTTAACTTCTGCTAATTCTTCTTACTACCATCAACTTTCCAGGATATTTAGCCAATGTTTTCCTAATAGATTCCATATGATCTTTCTCAATATTTCCCTTTACTGTTTTTCTTTTGATTAAGACTATAGAGTCATATTCATTATTTTCAATTTCCTCTTCTATACGCTTGCCAATTGAACCTATTCTTACCAATACATTACAGTCAAAACCCTTTGCGCCAAGCATTTTTGAAATTCTATTTAATTCCTCAAAAGTCTGATTTCGAATTTCATTGATTTGCTCAAACGCATGCTCATCGTCTATCGAGAGCCCTAAATCCTTTGGATCAATTATATTAAGAAGCGTAAGAGAAAACCTTGTATCTATTGCATCAATTATTGATGAAACAACCTCGTCTTCTTTTTCTGGAGATCTTAAAAGTACCAAAGCGTTCATATTGTAACCGCTAGGTTGAATTTCTTTACTAATGCCGCTGTTAATTATTGGAAGGCGATATTTTCGTCTGAATATTAGATAAATGCAAAGTCCGGTAAATAGCCAAATGACACCGAGTAGCCTTCCACCTGAGTGATACATTATAACTAAGAGCCAAAGAATAAAACAAGAAAATGCGCCTATTAGGCTAATTATAGGAATTATAATATTCCTTCCCCTAAATCCTAGGACTATATCACCTTTAAGCTTCCAAGGCCTATACGCCTCGGGTTCTTTATTTCTTAAAACAATAAGACAGATATTGACGATGATATACGACAACAACGCTCCAAAATTGTAAAGATCTGCTATGAAATGTAATTCACCTATCAACGCCATGCCCGCTCCTAATAAGCTAAAAACAATTATGGTCCGATGAGGGGTTCTAAATTTTGGATGAATATTGAAAAACCATCTAGGCAATAGCTTGAATCTGCCCATAGAAAATACGACTCTTGATGCACCAATTATTCCTGTATTTGCTGATACATAGCATATAGAGAACCCAGCAATGGCAATAATAGGTGCGATGTAACCACCAATAATTGGAATAGCCATTGCTAATTTTGTAACCGGGTTAGCTTGAGCAGCAGCGAGATCTTCCCAAGGCATTATTCCCATACTGATAGTCGATAGGCCTATTGCAAAAACCATTACAGAAATTATTGAGAGTTTGCTAGCTCTTGGTATCCATCTATAAGGTCTCTTTGTTTCCTCAGCAGCTTGTGCTATAGATTCGATCCCTATAAAAGAGGTCATAGCTAAAGTGACACCGTAAACAAAATTTTGACTTGAAATCGAAACATTTGAAAGAACGTAAGAAATATGAGGGAATGAAAAATCAGTTCCAAAGATGAAGATCTGGGTCAAGAATCTAGATAAATTGAAAGCCAATAGGAATCCAAATATCAGAATTATCGATTGAACTAAAAGCCCAATCGTAACTAATATTTCGTTAAAAGTGGAAGATTCCTTTATTCCAACTATATTAAGAAAAAGAAGAATTAGTACGAGCGAACACGCTATTAGACCCATTAGAGGAAGGTTGAAACCCATACCAAGAACATATATCGGTATAGATACGGTTTTTAAAATCGGGAAGAAAAAACTTAGATATCCTGTGGCTGCAAGAGAGAAAAGAGCGGTACAAACAATATAGTCGAGCATGACAGCCCATCCGGCGATAAATCCAGTAACGTCATTAAATGCTTTCATTGCATAAACTTGTGCACCCCCCGCATACGGATAGATTGATGCAAGTTCAGCATAAGCTAAACCAGTGCAGACATAAGTCATTGATGCTATCAGGAAAGCTAGTGGCGATGCCCCAGCAGCATAAAAAGCTACAAGCCCAAGAGCAATAAAGATATCAGCCCCAACATCCGCATATCCCATGCAAAAGGAACCGTACCAACCTATGTCTCTTTTTAGAGCGTTCTTATTTTCTACCAAATTTCTTCATCTTTTAAATAATACCAGTTAGTAAGAAAATTAACATTCCAATAGAATTTCAGAAATAACCCTTTACATCAGATATTGAAGATTTTATTATCGATGCTGCGTTCAAAAGTTTTTTTCTTATTTCTTCATCGAAGTTCAATTCAATTATTTTTTCAACACCATTCTTACCGAGTATTATTGGCAAACCGATCGCAATATCCTTAAGACAATATTCACCATCAGGAATGACTGATGCACTAACAATTCTATTTTTTCCTTTTAAAATGGATTCTACCATAAAGGCAATAGCTGAGGATGGACCATAAACCGTACTGCCTTTTCGACTTATTACATCCATTCCACCAGTTTTAGTTTTTTCAACAATTTTCTCAATGCGATCTTTTTTCATCAAACATTTTATAGGAATGCCCGATGCAGAAGTAAAATCAGTCAATGGAATCATATGGTCTCCATGTTCCCCAATAACGAAACCGTTGACATCTTCCCTAGAGATTCCAACTTCGTTTGCGATAAGAGAACGATATCTAAGAGAGTCAAGCAAACCACCCATCCCAAATACTCTGTTTTTTTCAAATCCAGATTTTTTGAATGCTATGTAAGTCATAATATCTACGGGATTGGTAACCATCATGATTTTGCATTTTGGGGCGTATTTCACTATTTTTTCAACTATAGATGAAATTATTTTCGCGTTTGTTCGTGTAAGATCAAGTCTAGATATTCCAGGTTTTCTAGCAGCGCCGGCAATAATGATTACTAATTCTGAGCCTTTCAAATCTTCAAAATTAGTGCTGCCTTTAATCTTTCCATCAAATCGTAATATTGGTGATGCCTGAATCATATCCATCGCTTCGCCTTCAGCTAGCTTATCGACAATATCTATTAGAGTGATTTTCGCAACATGCATCCGAAGCATATTCAAAGCAGCAATAGTACCTACTCTTCCTGCCCCAATTATTGATATCAATCGAAATTTCACCTAGCAAAGAGATATTACGCTCTAATCTCTGTATCAATGAGAATATTTTAATTTTCTCAAATTGTTTTTTTAATGTATATTTTACAACTAGATTAATTTCAAAAATTATAAATTTATTATAATTAATATGTATATTATCTAAGAGAAAGCGTTATCTAATAGTAATGCTTTAAAATAATTTGGGTCATTATCATTGGTTTCTAGGAAAGAAGATGATCACAAATCGGAAGGAACAAATCTACTTTATAAAATTGCCGCAATATCACTCATGATGAGTATGGATAAGTATAAATCCTTCAATTTCTATTCGGCCCTTAGACAGACTAAAAACGTTTTGGACTATTTCAAAAAGATGTTGGAACATAAATTGAATACTCCAATATTTGCGGATTATGATTCTCTAAAAAAAACAGTGCTTTTAAAAGACAAGCATTATTACTATGGAGGCTACCTGGCAGCTCTAAGTTCATATCCTATTCTTTACAAAATTAACGACAAGATAATATTCGATGCTATGTTAGCAAAAACAGCTGCAATAACCAGTATAAAAATTCTAGACAATATAGACGATAGGCATTATACCAAATCAGATTCAGTTGATTCTCAAATTAGACATTTACAAGCATTTACAAGTAAACGTTTTGAAATGCCTAGAGCCAGAGATTTCTATGATAGAGCAGAAAATTCGTGTTACGAGATCGCAAGATGGACTTATCAAATTGCTAACAAGGAGTTACCTCAAGCTTCACCAACATGGAAAATCTACTTAGAAGATTTCCAAAGGTATATTGATGGACAGATAAAATCAATGAATGCAAAGAAGGATTTGAATGGGGATAGACCTACAATTAAGGATTACATACAAAAAATCAATGAAAAAAGTGTGGGGCGAATATGGATAGATATAGATTTCTGCTTACTAGAACAATCTTTAGGAGGGCTCACTGATGAAGAGTTATATGTGATTCAAAACGTCAGAAAAGCTGTAGATTATCTATTTAAAGGTTGTAATATTTATGATGATGTTGCGGATTTAGAAGAGGATCTTTCTATGGACATAATGAATAGTGTGGTTTTACTAGGATTGGATAGAGGACATATAGATGAACATGATCTTTGCAAAGATAAGAAGAAATTATTTCTAAAACTTAAACAAAGAGGAGCAATAGATGAAACAGTTTTATTGGGTGATGTCCTATTCCTAGAAGGGATAAAACCTTTAGAAAAAACAGAAAAAATTAGCGGGCTAGTAGATTTAGGCGCCCTTATTCAAAATGCGAAAATCCTTAGAGCATTTGCCATTCGAAAATGGATGTTCCACGAAAAGAATGCTAGTAGTCTTCTTAATACAATGAAATCTTTTGGCAATCACAAGTACTTTAGAATACCAGAAAGTGTCATAAAATACCAGTCATATATTTAGAAAACTTTTTCCAAAACATTAGCTTTTGATAAAGTGTAAAAATACCTCTAGTGTACTAGATCAAATATTTTATTTTTTAAACTTCAATCTCTATATTTAGTGGCAACTATTAAGTTAGAGGATTTTTTTCAACAAATAAATAGAATGTAAGGTTTAATTTTAGCTAAAAAATTTTCATGCTAAGAAGGAAAGAACGATATCATGACAGTTGGCATATTATTGGATATGGATGGGACTCTAGTTGATTCAATGCCTTTACTTAAGCAATCATTTAATGAAACTTTAGAAACTGAAGGGCTCTATATTAACAAAGAAACAGAGGAAACAATAGGTAATAATCTATCTCAAATCATGGGTGGAAATTCAAGAGGTTTCACAGATTTTTTTTTGGTATGGAGATTTATGAATCATATTGATGGCTCAATTTTAAAAAAGATTAAGATTGCCTTAATTTCAAGCAAGAAGCTTAGAAAAGTCGCAAATTCAGCACCTTTTATCAAAGGTGCTGCTAAGGCTATTGAATCTATGAAGAAAAATAAAGATGTAAAAATAGGAATTGTAACTTCAAGGAGCAAACAGGATGTTATTTCTAGATTGAATAAATCAGATCTGAGAGGCAAAATTGATGTAATTGTCACAAGGGACGATGTGAACAAATTAAAACCTTCTCCAGAGCAAATACTGGTTGCTTCAAAGAGATTGGGATTACTTCCTAAAAATTGTGCAATCATAGGCGATATGTCAACTGATGTGGAAGCAGCAAAAAAAGCCGGATCCATTGCTATTGGTGTAGCATCTGGAATTTTCAATAAACAATTAATAAAATCTAATCCAGATTTCATAGCTCAAAGCATAATTGATATACCAAATGCTTTAGATGAGATAATAAACAGAATTGAAAATCATGAATAAAATTAACCTTGCTTTCATTCTATTGAGTAGATAATAAAATGAAAAAAATTGACAAGTACGAGTCTATAGTTGAATTAGCACGAAGAAGGGGTTTCTTCTGGCAATCGTATGAGATCTATGGGGGTTTAAGTGGATTTATTGATCTCGGTCCATTTGGAGTGGGTTTGAAAAGAAAAATTGAGAACAAATGGAGAAGATTTTTTAAAAATAAAGTTGAAATGGTTGAAATTGGCACTCCAATAATAACGCCATTTGATGTATTTGAAGCATCGGGTCATGTAAAAAACTTTAATGATCCTATGATTGAGTGCAGTAGTTGTAAAAAGAAATATCGAGCAGATCATATTCTTATTGATTATGAAATTCCTGAAACAGAATCCTTAAGTCTGGAGGAAATTGAACAAGAAATCAAAAAGAATAAAATCAAATGTTCTGAATGCAATGGTGAATTATCTAAACCAGTAAATTTTCAGACTATGTTTCAAACTACAATCGGACCATATAGTGAATCTGTAGGTTACGGAAGGCCTGAAACCGCTCAAGGGATTTTTATTAATTTTAAGCGCATAAATGAAACGATGCGAGGCAAGTTTCCTATAGCTATTATGCAGATCGGACCTGCTTTAAGAAATGAAATTTCTCCAAGACAAGGCCCAATTCGATTAAGAGAATTTACATTAATGGAGTTTGAATTTTTTTTCGATCCAGAGAATCAACACTGTCCGAAATTGAAAGATGTAGAAAAAGACCAAGTAAGCATATTACATGAAAAGATTAAACTTAAAAATAAAGATAATCCCGACCAGCTCACAATTAATGCAGCCCTTGATAAAGGTTTTATTCTTAATAAATGGCTAGCCTATTTTATGGCTTTATCTCAAAGATTTGTGCTCGAATTAGGAATACCTCTAAATAAGCAAAGATTCAATGAGAAGTTGCCTAATGAAAGAGCGCATTATTCTTCTCAGACTTTTGATCATGAGGTTTTACTTGAAAGATGGGGCTGGGTCGAGATAGCTGGTCATGCACTTAGAAGCAATTATGATCTTTCCAAACATATAGAAAAGACTGGAATTGATTTGAGCTTTTTCATTCAGCATGAAAAACCTTTAATTCAGAAGAAGAAAATCATAAAACCAGTTAAAGACGTATTGAGCTCTAAATTTGGTAAAATTGATAAAATTATTGAATTATTACAAAAAGCAGACTCTGAAAAGATTGAGAAAGGTTTCAAAGAAAAAGGCGAGTATAAAATCGGAGATTATATTATTCAACCAGGCGATATAAAAATAGATACTAAGGAAATTAAAGAGACAGGTAGAAGATTCATTCCCAATGTTGCTGAACCTAGCTTCGGTCTTGAAAGGCTATTATATGCAACTCTAGAATATGCTTATACAAAAAATGATGATAGAGTTGTATTAAAAATTCCAAAAGATATTACTCCTATCCAAGCAATAATCCTACCTTTGGTAAGCAAGGATAAATTACCAGACATTGCGAACAAAATATATGGCAGATTAACGAAAGATGGCTTTGATGTAATATATGATGAAGTTGGTTCTATAGGGCGCAGATATGCTAGAGCTGATGAGATAGGAATTCCGATAGCTATAACGATAGATTATCAGACAATAGAGGATGGTACTGTTACCTTGAGAGATAGAGATAGTTGGGAGCAAAAACGAGTAAAAATCGACGAAGTCCAAACCTCACTCAAGTTTTAATTTAAATTGCTCTATTTATCTTTGCCATGAATCAAGCGCGCGCGCTTAATCATAAATTTAAATTACATTATCGCAACTTATTATTCTAGACTAAAATAGTCTTGATGAAGCTGAGAATCTAATGACTTTTCCACGTGAAGCTGAAGATTCGATAAGAAGACGGATACTGAAGATTTGCCAAGATCATGCACGTATTGTTGTAGAATTAAATAGAAAGCTTGTTTTGATGTTTGAATCTGTGGTTGAAGGAAGACGCAATGAAGCGAAAAAAAATCACGATGAATTATTTAAGCTAATTGAAGAATTTGATGAGATTAAGAAGACACTTTTAGCAGAAGTTGCTACTGTAGGCGCATTATTGATTAATAGAGAAGATTTCCTGAGGTTGATCTTTAAACTAAGTGAAATGGCGGATAGTATAGAAGGAGTTGCATTTAGGTTATTGCATTGTTCATGTGAAGGTGAGCAGAAGAAGTTTTTAGCAGGAGCATCAAAGATATCATCGCTTGTTTTAGAGGAAACCTCAAAAATGAGAGAGACTATGCTTTCATTGAGTTTTAATCCTGAAAAAGCATTGGAAATGGCTGTTGTTGTAGAAAAAATCGAAAGAGATGTTGATTCAAATTATAGAAATTTAACCGAAGAAATCTTGAATAGTAAGATGGAAGTTCATAGTTTGCTAGTAATGAAAGATATAATCGAGCGATTAGAAACCATAGCGGATCTAAATGTCGATACGATAGACTTAATAAGACTCTTAGCCATTTCGGGCTAGTAAAATGAAGCGTAAAATCGATACGGAACTTATTGGGACAAGGCTTATCGTTTGGGATACAAAGTCTGGAATGGAGCTTTATAGATCAGGCTTCTATGGAAAGCCAGTGGGCATCCCAAAACCAAAACCAGATAAAGATTTTAAAGTTCCATTAATGCTTGATTTGATGGAAGGGCTTTATCTATTCGAAAATGGGAGAATAAAAGTAACTTCACCTAGAACTAAGAAAAAATTGAAAAAAAGCACTCTATTATCAAGGGCAAAGAGGACTTATAGAAGGTTTGAATTGGCTTACACGGTCTATAAAGATCTCAGAAAAAAAGGCTATATAGTTACACCTGGAATAAAATTTGGAACAGATTTTGCTGTTTATGAAAAGGGGCCAGGAATTGACCATGCACCATTCATAGTTTCTGTTAGGACGAACCAAGAAAAGATGGGGACTTTCGATGTGGTAAGGGCAGGAAGACTCGCCACAACAGTCAGAAAACAATTCGTAGTAGCTACGCCTGCCAAGAAGGATGGAGAAGTGAATTATTTAATTTTTAGTTGGTTTAAGGCCTAATAAACTTGTGGTCGACATAGTGCAAGAACTGGGATTGGCAAATTAGGTTTTAGAATGCAACTGCCTTAGACATATTTATTGCAGTAATAGCAGTACCATCTATCATAAAGTGATATCCAAGTTGCAGGAAGACCGCAGTATCTGCATATCTTCATGGGTACAGATTCTACAACAGGCATAGCATAGGTAGGGGAATAGTATGCATAAGGATAATTGGCTGGATAGTAACTAGCATAATATGGGGAAATATATGCGCTCAAAATTCAAACAACCTCGATTGAATATTTTTATTGATTATTAACAAAATTTAAGCTTTGGCCATCATTTACTTTTAGCTTTTAAAAATCGCTTTATCTCTAAACAAGGGCCTATAACACGGTCCATATGCTATAAGACCTTCATTTCCCTCATAATCTAACCGTCTGATTACGGATTCCATGACCATTCCCTTTTTGAGATTGTTTTTTTGACAATCAACGATCAAAACTTTACCTTGTTTGAAAACATCATAATTATGTAGCCATCGCTTCCGCATCGGTAGGTCTTCAAATTCAACCAATTCTCCCCATCTTGGTAATTTTATTTCCTGTAATGATCCTGCACAATCATGTTGCAGACATTTGTCTCTAATTGGATAGTATATTCTATTACAGCCGGAACATACTTGAAGAGCGAGAGCCTCTTCACTTGAGGCTTTCAATTTGCCGATTATCCTAGGAAATACTAGATTTTTCTTCTCTCTATTAATTCGTTCAGAATAATTTCTTGTATAAGTATCAAAATCTATCTCATTTTTTCTATCGATATAGTCTTGAACAGAGGAGGTAAGTTTAGTCTTATTGTCTTTAATTCCTTCTTCAACTCGTATCCAAGTTGCCATCGTTGCTACCCCTGAACCATATGATGTAGCTAAGATATTTTGTCCTGGTTCTGCTTTATCTAGAATTGAGGATATAGCTATCATTGTTGATGCTGCATAAGTATTGCCTGTATCTAAGACTCTGAACCAGGGTTTAACTTTCTTTTCAATATCATCAAATGTCAATCTCAGTCTATCTGTTAATGATGTATCGTGAGGTACCTCGATCTTGGGTTGGGCTAAGGATTTACAGACTTTCAATGGCATATACCCAGAAGGTTGGTGGAAAGTAATGTAATCAAAGTCACTTAGCTTGACATCAGGATGTCTTCTCAATAATCCTTCAATAGCGCAAATAACATGCTGTATATAACATTCAACAGTTGTTCTACCAAAATGGTTTGGTACCATCGCTTCATCTCTTCGGAAAAAATCTAAAAAGAGATCTGAGCACGGAACCATATCGACTATAGACGCAACCATATTCTCTTTTCCAAGCACAAAAGCTGACGCACCTGCTCCACAAGAATACTCTAAAGCATCACCCTTTGGAGCTTGAGAAATATCTGCGCCTATTGCTAACCCATAATCCATCATACCAGCTTCTACTTGTGCTTTGACAAAGTTTACACTCTGCATCCCTGCATTGCATGCTCCCTCAACATCTGCAACAAATACATCTTTGCCAATTCCAACAAATGAGGCGGCATGTCTTGCTGACAAGCCCACAGCATATGGTTTGGACTCAGTACCAACAACAACTGATTTTATTTTATCTAAATCTAATTGAGCCATTATTAGAGCATTTTCTGTAGCTTCCGTAGAAAGTGTCGTGGTATCTTCTGTGAAACTTGCTATTGATTTATATTTTAACAATAATCCTTTGTTGAGTTTTTCTATGAAATCATTTAAATCCTTCCTTTTGCCTTCCCGTTTTCTAGCGATCGTTTCAGTAGCCATTCTCTCATATGGTATACATACACCATATCCAACAATTCCTACAGCATCTTTTTTCATTGTTCAAAACACTTCAAAATATTCATGAGGTTATCGTGATCTCTGATTGAGTTAAAAACCACATAATCTAAATATCAAGTATTTATGGTTTACAACCTTATGCTTAATTTGCTTATATTTCAATATATTCTCGAAAAAATAAGGATAAATTTAAAATTAGCCTTGTTTATTTGTTACTTTTTATGAGCGACTCTAAAAAGAAACCGCGTAGATCTAGAAAATATGCTATTGAAACATATGATCTGTGGAAAACGTATAAGACAGCAT contains:
- the glyS gene encoding glycine--tRNA ligase, with protein sequence MKKIDKYESIVELARRRGFFWQSYEIYGGLSGFIDLGPFGVGLKRKIENKWRRFFKNKVEMVEIGTPIITPFDVFEASGHVKNFNDPMIECSSCKKKYRADHILIDYEIPETESLSLEEIEQEIKKNKIKCSECNGELSKPVNFQTMFQTTIGPYSESVGYGRPETAQGIFINFKRINETMRGKFPIAIMQIGPALRNEISPRQGPIRLREFTLMEFEFFFDPENQHCPKLKDVEKDQVSILHEKIKLKNKDNPDQLTINAALDKGFILNKWLAYFMALSQRFVLELGIPLNKQRFNEKLPNERAHYSSQTFDHEVLLERWGWVEIAGHALRSNYDLSKHIEKTGIDLSFFIQHEKPLIQKKKIIKPVKDVLSSKFGKIDKIIELLQKADSEKIEKGFKEKGEYKIGDYIIQPGDIKIDTKEIKETGRRFIPNVAEPSFGLERLLYATLEYAYTKNDDRVVLKIPKDITPIQAIILPLVSKDKLPDIANKIYGRLTKDGFDVIYDEVGSIGRRYARADEIGIPIAITIDYQTIEDGTVTLRDRDSWEQKRVKIDEVQTSLKF
- a CDS encoding DUF47 family protein, giving the protein MTFPREAEDSIRRRILKICQDHARIVVELNRKLVLMFESVVEGRRNEAKKNHDELFKLIEEFDEIKKTLLAEVATVGALLINREDFLRLIFKLSEMADSIEGVAFRLLHCSCEGEQKKFLAGASKISSLVLEETSKMRETMLSLSFNPEKALEMAVVVEKIERDVDSNYRNLTEEILNSKMEVHSLLVMKDIIERLETIADLNVDTIDLIRLLAISG
- the endA gene encoding tRNA-intron lyase, translating into MKRKIDTELIGTRLIVWDTKSGMELYRSGFYGKPVGIPKPKPDKDFKVPLMLDLMEGLYLFENGRIKVTSPRTKKKLKKSTLLSRAKRTYRRFELAYTVYKDLRKKGYIVTPGIKFGTDFAVYEKGPGIDHAPFIVSVRTNQEKMGTFDVVRAGRLATTVRKQFVVATPAKKDGEVNYLIFSWFKA
- a CDS encoding hydroxymethylglutaryl-CoA synthase — translated: MKKDAVGIVGYGVCIPYERMATETIARKREGKRKDLNDFIEKLNKGLLLKYKSIASFTEDTTTLSTEATENALIMAQLDLDKIKSVVVGTESKPYAVGLSARHAASFVGIGKDVFVADVEGACNAGMQSVNFVKAQVEAGMMDYGLAIGADISQAPKGDALEYSCGAGASAFVLGKENMVASIVDMVPCSDLFLDFFRRDEAMVPNHFGRTTVECYIQHVICAIEGLLRRHPDVKLSDFDYITFHQPSGYMPLKVCKSLAQPKIEVPHDTSLTDRLRLTFDDIEKKVKPWFRVLDTGNTYAASTMIAISSILDKAEPGQNILATSYGSGVATMATWIRVEEGIKDNKTKLTSSVQDYIDRKNEIDFDTYTRNYSERINREKKNLVFPRIIGKLKASSEEALALQVCSGCNRIYYPIRDKCLQHDCAGSLQEIKLPRWGELVEFEDLPMRKRWLHNYDVFKQGKVLIVDCQKNNLKKGMVMESVIRRLDYEGNEGLIAYGPCYRPLFRDKAIFKS